A DNA window from Calliphora vicina chromosome 1, idCalVici1.1, whole genome shotgun sequence contains the following coding sequences:
- the LOC135948819 gene encoding diacylglycerol kinase eta isoform X3, giving the protein MEDWLGSLKSASIPPRSRGDSFFIEQHDIFANHHHWYATSHARPTYCNVCRDALSGVTSHGLSCEVCKCKVHKRCAAKAIANCKWTTLATVGKDIIEDREGSIVMPHQWMEGNLPVSASCQVCKRTCGSVLRLQDWRCLWCRMTVHVACRPNVAIACPIGPAKLSVVPPTCVHSIGNDDSWDVVSPRGTFSPLLVFVNSKSGDNQGVKFLRRFKQLLNPAQVFDLISTGPGLGLRLFRHFEMFRILVCSGDGSVGWVLSEIDRFSMGKQCQVAVLPLGTGNDLARVLGWGSSCDDDAHLPQVLERYETASTKMLDRWSIMVFEKAISVQPKVPKMSLSSEQEALLTGMVTAANENLCSIVETDDLPTLMSATKTLCETIDDLLDRMCEHRREDDQLTVKCDILRQKLNMLLDALKEEENGSHSGDDLFATISSIIAKSAPSSPVPSASSASLLNPNISIQKNEKDQLNLKERRNSRSLRGNEREALQSRANSVKRAMYNVVEHSEPGRPKRYQRRLSVTPFEALKIPTTTSSDSTPCTSPLPIIPPINIISPTMETSRLTCISPLPDTRRESMDEQFFNSISLPVPRQFADSRRSSGVPEVIQEQEENANGEITYKIHRMSLSGGANIDDAGNRLSPGSEGATTPIERKFLKVPIITNEHMVDPLSDYRPIEVFERNYYMSRELNKQKESLDEEDRMMDAGQLIHTCQLQVPSNNNANPKDPNNVYTSENITIIDTDGNTDECSCSEELPVDGSDVLSAISNEEISVGSEIFDKPEQSVAALQLGDFLQNLDSADFCHIDSPETSDETENMPGESIMDDISSVLGHDITCALQDNTITEDSTTLCSEHVANPKPPPKPARSKKPLTTAPRRRNSSPPNRPRLVHMDSDDNPQQFGFENIVFEIDNRCDDQKIREPPRFCSLAQFVEGNDIARQSFKQLSLDGALTTTTTTATTITTSGHQSEDDLSTATAIRIEVSETTNTSCLKTNNSTAANNNSNSQTSPKKLGPGQDVKRITFDDSCKKESFDDVNPHHPQISVVVRPPTPLRGDAIRPLDPDACNSLLSVRVPTEIRRHSSHAASLTVREFDKEKDRRHSGINPNYLSLDPEHTRFLSSSPAASRRISCGSLFKPNEALPNIQNLKGSKTSLFMGSTLFGFDHFASAATPEKEDKERKEKEKTPTEENRKLPIINPIVKLPNWPNLTGGSGFISKCLMANADTLCAAVSPLMDPDETLLAGYHEKCVMNNYFGIGIDAKISLDFHNKREEHPEKCRSRAKNYMWYGVLGSKQLLQKTCKNLEQRVQLECDGQRIPLPSLQGIVILNIPSFMGGTNFWGNTKKDDIFLPPSFDDRILEVVAVFGSVQMAASRLINLQHHRIAQCHSVQINILGDEEIPIQVDGEAWLQPPGMIRILHKNRVQMLCRNRSLEASLKTWQEKQRQHSISIQRDHSSTASEHANSTDEVISERECYVLLNFIEAVSSLVKWVKFLIISHPTLRHDLYAVACRAQDALESIHPQGKLLEGPSLRTNLVEVIDSSRQLYDDACTLLRDRGHSLILREDLESKLSAALASMEMELKKCSVQKCVDGKLRAYFNVLAPNEEGDGRRKSRAFWTRLRSGSTAGQQQFKPPLTNTREAVSNWSVNEVITWLENMQLSEYVDSFLRNDIRGKELLTLGRRDLKDLGVIKVGHVKRILQAIKDMNEN; this is encoded by the exons ATGGAAGACTGGTTAGGATCACTGAAATCAGCCTCAATACCACCGCGGTCAAGAGGTGATAGTTTCTTCATCGAACAACATGATATATTTGCAAATCATCATCACTGGTATGCCACCTCACATGCACGGCCAACATACTGTAATGTCTGCCGGGATGCCTTGTCGGGTGTCACTTCGCATGGACTCTCCTGTGAGGTGTGTAAATGTAAAGTGCACAAACGTTGTGCAGCCAAAGCAATAGCCAATTGCAAATGGACAACGTTGGCTACGGTGGGCAAAGATATCATAGAGGATAGAGAGGGCAGTATTGTTATGCCACATCAATGGATGGAGGGTAATTTACCAGTATCAGCCTCATGTCAAGTGTGCAAAAGGACTTGTGGCTCAGTGTTGCGTTTACAAGATTGGCGTTGTTTGTGGTGTCGTATGACGGTGCATGTGGCTTGCCGGCCCAATGTGGCCATAGCTTGCCCTATAGGTCCAGCAAAACTGTCGGTGGTTCCTCCCACATGTGTGCATTCCATAGGCAATGATGATTCCTGGGATGTGGTCAGTCCAAGGGGGACGTTTTCACCGCTTTTGGTATTTGTCAACTCCAAGTCGGGAGACAATCAGGGTGTAAAGTTTTTGCGGCGCTTCAAACAACTTTTGAATCCGGCACAAgtatttgatttaatttcaaCTGGCCCTGGTTTGGGTTTAAGACTGTTTCGTCATTTTGAAATGTTTCGCATATTGGTGTGTTCGGGCGATGGATCGGTGGGATGGGTTTTAAGTGAAATCGATCGTTTTAGTATGGGT aAACAATGCCAAGTGGCTGTTCTGCCTTTGGGCACGGGCAATGACTTGGCCCGTGTTTTAGGCTGGGGCTCCTCCTGCGATGATGATGCCCATTTACCCCAAGTGCTGGAACGTTATGAAACAGCCAGTACTAAAATGTTAGATCGTTGGAGTATTATGGTTTTTGAGAAAGCCATTTCTGTACAACCTAAAGTACCCAAGATGTCTTTGTCCTCTGAACAGGAGGCACTCTTAACCGGCATGGTTACAGCTGCCAATGAAAACTTATGTTCCATTGTGGAAACAGATGATTTGCCTACACTGATGTCGGCTACAAAAACTCTGTGCGAAACTATAGACGATTTGCTAGATCGCATGTGCGAACATCGCAGAGAAGACGATCAATTGACTGTTAAATGTGACATTCTAAGGCAAAAGCTAAACATGCTGTTAGATGCCTTGAAGGAGGAAGAGAATGGCTCACATAGTGGTGATGATTTGTTTGCCACCATCAGTAGCATAATCGCAAAATCAGCACCCAGTTCACCAGTTCCATCGGCATCATCAGCATCATTATT AAATCCAAACATATCAATTCAGAAAAACGAAAAGGATCAACTGAATCTCAAAGAGAGGCGTAATAGCCGCTCACTTCGGGGCAACGAACGGGAGGCATTACAAAGTCGTGCTAATAGTGTTAAGCGCGCCATGTACAATGTCGTGGAACACTCCGAGCCTGGCCGTCCGAAACGCTATCAGCGCCGACTGTCTGTTACCCCCTTCGAAGCCTTGAAGATACCCACTACCACATCCAGTGATTCTACACCCTGTACTTCACCTTTGCCCATTATACCACCCATTAACATTATATCACCTACCATGGAAACCTCACGTCTAACATGCATATCACCCTTACCCGATACCCGACGTGAGTCCATGGACGAACAATTCTTTAATTCCATCAGTTTGCCGGTGCCCAGACAATTTGCTGATAGTCGCCGCAGTTCTGGGGTACCGGAAGTCATACAGGAACAAGAAGAAAATGCCAATGGAGAGATCACATACAAGATACATCGCATGTCGCTGAGCGGTGGGGCCAATATTGACGATGCTGGTAATCGTTTATCGCCTGGCAGCGAAGGCGCCACCACTCCAATCGAAAGGAAATTCCTAAAAGTACCCATTATAACCAATGAACACATGGTTGATCCATTGTCTGACTATCGGCCCATTGAAGTGTTCGAGCGCAACTACTACATGAGTCGCGAACTGAATAAGCAAAAAGAATCATTGGATGAGGAAGATAGAATGATGGATGCGGGACAATTGATACATACATGCCAGCTACAGGTACCCAGCAATAATAATGCAAACCCTAAAGATCctaataatgtgtatacaagtGAAAATATAACCATAATCGATACAGACGGAAACACT GATGAATGTTCTTGCTCTGAGGAATTGCCAGTGGATGGCAGTGATGTCTTGTCAGCCATTAGTAATGAGGAAATTAGCGTTGGCTCCGAGATATTCGATAAACCGGAACAATCTGTGGCCGCTTTGCAATTAGGAGACTTTTTGCAG AATTTGGATTCAGCTGACTTTTGCCATATTGATTCGCCTGAAACCAGTGATGAAACGGAAAATATGCCTGGCGAAAGCATAATGGATGACATTAGTTCAGTTTTGGGTCACGATATAACCTGTGCTTTGCAAGACAATACCATAACCGAAGATTCCACTACGCTCTGTTCGGAACATGTTGCTAATCCTAAGCCACCACCAAAACCAGCAAGATCTAAAAAACCATTGACCACAGCACCCCGCAGACGTAATTCCTCTCCACCGAACAGACCACGTTTGGTGCACATGGACAGCGATGACAATCCCCAACAAtttggttttgaaaatattgtattcGAAATTGACAATCGTTGTGATGACCAGAAGATACGTGAACCGCCACGTTTTTGTTCCTTGGCACAATTTGTGGAAGGTAACGATATTGCTCGACAAAGTTTCAAG CAGCTATCATTGGATGGAGCATTGACCACAACAACGACCACGGCAACCACCATTACGACCAGCGGCCATCAGTCGGAGGATGATCTGTCAACAGCCACAGCCATAAGGATTGAGGTTAGTGAAACCACCAACACATCCTGCTTGAAGACCAATAATAGCACGGCGgccaataacaacagcaacagtcAGACATCACCGAAGAAACTAGGACCAGGACAAGATGTAAAGCGCATAACTTTTGATGACTCGTGTAAAAAAGAATCATTTGATGATGTAAATCCCCATCATCCACAGATAAGTGTTGTCGTTAGACCACCCACCCCCCTGAGAGGAGATGCTATACGGCCTTTAGATCCCGATGCCTGTAACAGTCTGCTGTCGGTGCGTGTACCAACGGAGATACGGCGACATTCCAGTCATGCTGCCAGCTTAACAGTGCGTGAGTTCGACAAGGAAAAGGATCGTCGTCATTCCGGTATCAATCCAAACTACTTAAGTTTGGATCCGGAACATACACGTTTCCTTAGCTCCTCACCAGCCGCTAGTCGTCGCATTAGCTGTGGCAGTTTGTTTAAG CCCAATGAAGCTTTGCCCAATATACAAAATCTTAAAGGATCCAAGACCAGTTTATTTATGGGCTCAACCTTATTTGGTTTTGATCATTTTGCATCGGCTGCTACTCCCGAAAAAGAGGATAAGGAGAGAAAGGAAAAAGAGAAAACTCCCACAGAGGAAAATCGTAAATTGCCGATTATTAATCCGATAGTGAAGTTACCTAACTGGCCAA aTCTTACTGGAGGTTCTGGTTTTATTTCCAAATGCCTAATGGCCAATGCCGATACTTTGTGTGCTGCTGTTAGTCCCCTAATGGACCCGGATGAAACTCTATTGGCCGGCTATCATGAGAAATGTGTTATGAACAATTATTTTGGTATTGGCATAGATGCCAAGATCTCTTTGGATTTCCACAACAAACGTGAAGAACATCCGGAAAAGTGTCGCTCCAGAGCCAAGAACTATATGTGGTATGGTGTATTGGGCTCCAAGCAATTATTGCAAAAGACTTGTAAGAATTTGGAGCAACGAGTGCAGCTGGAATGTGATGGCCAAAGAATACCTTTGCCCTCACTGCAGggtattgttattttaaatatacccAG CTTCATGGGTGGCACCAATTTCTGGGGCAACACCAAGAAGGACGACATTTTCCTGCCACCCAGTTTCGATGATCGCATATTGGAGGTAGTAGCTGTATTTGGTTCTGTACAAATGGCTGCCTCCAGGCTTATAAATCTACAACATCATCGTATTGCTCAATGCCATAGtgtacaaattaatattttaggagATGAGGAAATACCCATACAGGTAGATGGTGAAGCCTGGCTACAACCACCCGGCATGATACGTATATTGCACAAGAATCGTGTACAAATGTTATGCCGCAATCGCTCACTGGAGGCCTCACTCAAGACCTGGCAAGAGAAACAACGCCAGCATAGCATATCAATACAACGAGATCATTCATCCACCGCTTCGGAACATGCCAACTCCACAGATGAAGTTATTTCGGAACGTGAATGTTATGTTTTGCTTAATTTCATTGAGGCCGTTAGTTCTCTAGTGAAATGGGTGAAATTCTTGATTATATCACATCCCACCTTGAGACATGATCTTTATGCGGTGGCCTGTCGTGCTCAAGATGCTTTGGAGAGTATACATCCTCAGGGTAAACTATTGGAGGGTCCTTCATTGAGAACCAACTTGGTAGAGGTTATAGATTCTTCGCGTCAGCTGTACGATGATGCTTGCACTTTGTTAAGAGATCGTGGTCATAGTTTGATATTGAGAGAAGATTTGGAAAGTAAACTAAGTGCTGCCCTGGCCAGTATGGAAATGGAGCTGAAGAAGTgttcggtgcaaaaatgtgTAGATGGCAAATTGAGAGCCTATTTCAATGTTTTGGCACCCAATGAAGAG GGTGATGGCCGCCGTAAGTCACGCGCCTTTTGGACCCGCCTACGTTCCGGCTCTACCGCCGGCCAGCAACAATTCAAACCTCCCCTGACCAACACCCGTGAAGCGGTCAGCAACTGGAGTGTCAATGAAGTCATTACCTGGCTGGAGAACATGCAACTTTCCGAATATGTTGATAGTTTCTTACGCAACGATATCCGTGGCAAAGAGCTGCTAACACTGGGCCGTCGTGATCTCAAGGATTTGGGTGTCATTAAGGTGGGTCATGTCAAGCGTATCTTGCAGGCCATCAAGGACATGAATGAAAACTAA
- the LOC135948819 gene encoding diacylglycerol kinase eta isoform X4: MEDWLGSLKSASIPPRSRGDSFFIEQHDIFANHHHWYATSHARPTYCNVCRDALSGVTSHGLSCEVCKCKVHKRCAAKAIANCKWTTLATVGKDIIEDREGSIVMPHQWMEGNLPVSASCQVCKRTCGSVLRLQDWRCLWCRMTVHVACRPNVAIACPIGPAKLSVVPPTCVHSIGNDDSWDVVSPRGTFSPLLVFVNSKSGDNQGVKFLRRFKQLLNPAQVFDLISTGPGLGLRLFRHFEMFRILVCSGDGSVGWVLSEIDRFSMGKQCQVAVLPLGTGNDLARVLGWGSSCDDDAHLPQVLERYETASTKMLDRWSIMVFEKAISVQPKVPKMSLSSEQEALLTGMVTAANENLCSIVETDDLPTLMSATKTLCETIDDLLDRMCEHRREDDQLTVKCDILRQKLNMLLDALKEEENGSHSGDDLFATISSIIAKSAPSSPVPSASSASLLNPNISIQKNEKDQLNLKERRNSRSLRGNEREALQSRANSVKRAMYNVVEHSEPGRPKRYQRRLSVTPFEALKIPTTTSSDSTPCTSPLPIIPPINIISPTMETSRLTCISPLPDTRRESMDEQFFNSISLPVPRQFADSRRSSGVPEVIQEQEENANGEITYKIHRMSLSGGANIDDAGNRLSPGSEGATTPIERKFLKVPIITNEHMVDPLSDYRPIEVFERNYYMSRELNKQKESLDEEDRMMDAGQLIHTCQLQVPSNNNANPKDPNNVYTSENITIIDTDGNTDECSCSEELPVDGSDVLSAISNEEISVGSEIFDKPEQSVAALQLGDFLQNLDSADFCHIDSPETSDETENMPGESIMDDISSVLGHDITCALQDNTITEDSTTLCSEHVANPKPPPKPARSKKPLTTAPRRRNSSPPNRPRLVHMDSDDNPQQFGFENIVFEIDNRCDDQKIREPPRFCSLAQFVEGNDIARQSFKLSLDGALTTTTTTATTITTSGHQSEDDLSTATAIRIEVSETTNTSCLKTNNSTAANNNSNSQTSPKKLGPGQDVKRITFDDSCKKESFDDVNPHHPQISVVVRPPTPLRGDAIRPLDPDACNSLLSVRVPTEIRRHSSHAASLTVREFDKEKDRRHSGINPNYLSLDPEHTRFLSSSPAASRRISCGSLFKPNEALPNIQNLKGSKTSLFMGSTLFGFDHFASAATPEKEDKERKEKEKTPTEENRKLPIINPIVKLPNWPNLTGGSGFISKCLMANADTLCAAVSPLMDPDETLLAGYHEKCVMNNYFGIGIDAKISLDFHNKREEHPEKCRSRAKNYMWYGVLGSKQLLQKTCKNLEQRVQLECDGQRIPLPSLQGIVILNIPSFMGGTNFWGNTKKDDIFLPPSFDDRILEVVAVFGSVQMAASRLINLQHHRIAQCHSVQINILGDEEIPIQVDGEAWLQPPGMIRILHKNRVQMLCRNRSLEASLKTWQEKQRQHSISIQRDHSSTASEHANSTDEVISERECYVLLNFIEAVSSLVKWVKFLIISHPTLRHDLYAVACRAQDALESIHPQGKLLEGPSLRTNLVEVIDSSRQLYDDACTLLRDRGHSLILREDLESKLSAALASMEMELKKCSVQKCVDGKLRAYFNVLAPNEEGDGRRKSRAFWTRLRSGSTAGQQQFKPPLTNTREAVSNWSVNEVITWLENMQLSEYVDSFLRNDIRGKELLTLGRRDLKDLGVIKVGHVKRILQAIKDMNEN, encoded by the exons ATGGAAGACTGGTTAGGATCACTGAAATCAGCCTCAATACCACCGCGGTCAAGAGGTGATAGTTTCTTCATCGAACAACATGATATATTTGCAAATCATCATCACTGGTATGCCACCTCACATGCACGGCCAACATACTGTAATGTCTGCCGGGATGCCTTGTCGGGTGTCACTTCGCATGGACTCTCCTGTGAGGTGTGTAAATGTAAAGTGCACAAACGTTGTGCAGCCAAAGCAATAGCCAATTGCAAATGGACAACGTTGGCTACGGTGGGCAAAGATATCATAGAGGATAGAGAGGGCAGTATTGTTATGCCACATCAATGGATGGAGGGTAATTTACCAGTATCAGCCTCATGTCAAGTGTGCAAAAGGACTTGTGGCTCAGTGTTGCGTTTACAAGATTGGCGTTGTTTGTGGTGTCGTATGACGGTGCATGTGGCTTGCCGGCCCAATGTGGCCATAGCTTGCCCTATAGGTCCAGCAAAACTGTCGGTGGTTCCTCCCACATGTGTGCATTCCATAGGCAATGATGATTCCTGGGATGTGGTCAGTCCAAGGGGGACGTTTTCACCGCTTTTGGTATTTGTCAACTCCAAGTCGGGAGACAATCAGGGTGTAAAGTTTTTGCGGCGCTTCAAACAACTTTTGAATCCGGCACAAgtatttgatttaatttcaaCTGGCCCTGGTTTGGGTTTAAGACTGTTTCGTCATTTTGAAATGTTTCGCATATTGGTGTGTTCGGGCGATGGATCGGTGGGATGGGTTTTAAGTGAAATCGATCGTTTTAGTATGGGT aAACAATGCCAAGTGGCTGTTCTGCCTTTGGGCACGGGCAATGACTTGGCCCGTGTTTTAGGCTGGGGCTCCTCCTGCGATGATGATGCCCATTTACCCCAAGTGCTGGAACGTTATGAAACAGCCAGTACTAAAATGTTAGATCGTTGGAGTATTATGGTTTTTGAGAAAGCCATTTCTGTACAACCTAAAGTACCCAAGATGTCTTTGTCCTCTGAACAGGAGGCACTCTTAACCGGCATGGTTACAGCTGCCAATGAAAACTTATGTTCCATTGTGGAAACAGATGATTTGCCTACACTGATGTCGGCTACAAAAACTCTGTGCGAAACTATAGACGATTTGCTAGATCGCATGTGCGAACATCGCAGAGAAGACGATCAATTGACTGTTAAATGTGACATTCTAAGGCAAAAGCTAAACATGCTGTTAGATGCCTTGAAGGAGGAAGAGAATGGCTCACATAGTGGTGATGATTTGTTTGCCACCATCAGTAGCATAATCGCAAAATCAGCACCCAGTTCACCAGTTCCATCGGCATCATCAGCATCATTATT AAATCCAAACATATCAATTCAGAAAAACGAAAAGGATCAACTGAATCTCAAAGAGAGGCGTAATAGCCGCTCACTTCGGGGCAACGAACGGGAGGCATTACAAAGTCGTGCTAATAGTGTTAAGCGCGCCATGTACAATGTCGTGGAACACTCCGAGCCTGGCCGTCCGAAACGCTATCAGCGCCGACTGTCTGTTACCCCCTTCGAAGCCTTGAAGATACCCACTACCACATCCAGTGATTCTACACCCTGTACTTCACCTTTGCCCATTATACCACCCATTAACATTATATCACCTACCATGGAAACCTCACGTCTAACATGCATATCACCCTTACCCGATACCCGACGTGAGTCCATGGACGAACAATTCTTTAATTCCATCAGTTTGCCGGTGCCCAGACAATTTGCTGATAGTCGCCGCAGTTCTGGGGTACCGGAAGTCATACAGGAACAAGAAGAAAATGCCAATGGAGAGATCACATACAAGATACATCGCATGTCGCTGAGCGGTGGGGCCAATATTGACGATGCTGGTAATCGTTTATCGCCTGGCAGCGAAGGCGCCACCACTCCAATCGAAAGGAAATTCCTAAAAGTACCCATTATAACCAATGAACACATGGTTGATCCATTGTCTGACTATCGGCCCATTGAAGTGTTCGAGCGCAACTACTACATGAGTCGCGAACTGAATAAGCAAAAAGAATCATTGGATGAGGAAGATAGAATGATGGATGCGGGACAATTGATACATACATGCCAGCTACAGGTACCCAGCAATAATAATGCAAACCCTAAAGATCctaataatgtgtatacaagtGAAAATATAACCATAATCGATACAGACGGAAACACT GATGAATGTTCTTGCTCTGAGGAATTGCCAGTGGATGGCAGTGATGTCTTGTCAGCCATTAGTAATGAGGAAATTAGCGTTGGCTCCGAGATATTCGATAAACCGGAACAATCTGTGGCCGCTTTGCAATTAGGAGACTTTTTGCAG AATTTGGATTCAGCTGACTTTTGCCATATTGATTCGCCTGAAACCAGTGATGAAACGGAAAATATGCCTGGCGAAAGCATAATGGATGACATTAGTTCAGTTTTGGGTCACGATATAACCTGTGCTTTGCAAGACAATACCATAACCGAAGATTCCACTACGCTCTGTTCGGAACATGTTGCTAATCCTAAGCCACCACCAAAACCAGCAAGATCTAAAAAACCATTGACCACAGCACCCCGCAGACGTAATTCCTCTCCACCGAACAGACCACGTTTGGTGCACATGGACAGCGATGACAATCCCCAACAAtttggttttgaaaatattgtattcGAAATTGACAATCGTTGTGATGACCAGAAGATACGTGAACCGCCACGTTTTTGTTCCTTGGCACAATTTGTGGAAGGTAACGATATTGCTCGACAAAGTTTCAAG CTATCATTGGATGGAGCATTGACCACAACAACGACCACGGCAACCACCATTACGACCAGCGGCCATCAGTCGGAGGATGATCTGTCAACAGCCACAGCCATAAGGATTGAGGTTAGTGAAACCACCAACACATCCTGCTTGAAGACCAATAATAGCACGGCGgccaataacaacagcaacagtcAGACATCACCGAAGAAACTAGGACCAGGACAAGATGTAAAGCGCATAACTTTTGATGACTCGTGTAAAAAAGAATCATTTGATGATGTAAATCCCCATCATCCACAGATAAGTGTTGTCGTTAGACCACCCACCCCCCTGAGAGGAGATGCTATACGGCCTTTAGATCCCGATGCCTGTAACAGTCTGCTGTCGGTGCGTGTACCAACGGAGATACGGCGACATTCCAGTCATGCTGCCAGCTTAACAGTGCGTGAGTTCGACAAGGAAAAGGATCGTCGTCATTCCGGTATCAATCCAAACTACTTAAGTTTGGATCCGGAACATACACGTTTCCTTAGCTCCTCACCAGCCGCTAGTCGTCGCATTAGCTGTGGCAGTTTGTTTAAG CCCAATGAAGCTTTGCCCAATATACAAAATCTTAAAGGATCCAAGACCAGTTTATTTATGGGCTCAACCTTATTTGGTTTTGATCATTTTGCATCGGCTGCTACTCCCGAAAAAGAGGATAAGGAGAGAAAGGAAAAAGAGAAAACTCCCACAGAGGAAAATCGTAAATTGCCGATTATTAATCCGATAGTGAAGTTACCTAACTGGCCAA aTCTTACTGGAGGTTCTGGTTTTATTTCCAAATGCCTAATGGCCAATGCCGATACTTTGTGTGCTGCTGTTAGTCCCCTAATGGACCCGGATGAAACTCTATTGGCCGGCTATCATGAGAAATGTGTTATGAACAATTATTTTGGTATTGGCATAGATGCCAAGATCTCTTTGGATTTCCACAACAAACGTGAAGAACATCCGGAAAAGTGTCGCTCCAGAGCCAAGAACTATATGTGGTATGGTGTATTGGGCTCCAAGCAATTATTGCAAAAGACTTGTAAGAATTTGGAGCAACGAGTGCAGCTGGAATGTGATGGCCAAAGAATACCTTTGCCCTCACTGCAGggtattgttattttaaatatacccAG CTTCATGGGTGGCACCAATTTCTGGGGCAACACCAAGAAGGACGACATTTTCCTGCCACCCAGTTTCGATGATCGCATATTGGAGGTAGTAGCTGTATTTGGTTCTGTACAAATGGCTGCCTCCAGGCTTATAAATCTACAACATCATCGTATTGCTCAATGCCATAGtgtacaaattaatattttaggagATGAGGAAATACCCATACAGGTAGATGGTGAAGCCTGGCTACAACCACCCGGCATGATACGTATATTGCACAAGAATCGTGTACAAATGTTATGCCGCAATCGCTCACTGGAGGCCTCACTCAAGACCTGGCAAGAGAAACAACGCCAGCATAGCATATCAATACAACGAGATCATTCATCCACCGCTTCGGAACATGCCAACTCCACAGATGAAGTTATTTCGGAACGTGAATGTTATGTTTTGCTTAATTTCATTGAGGCCGTTAGTTCTCTAGTGAAATGGGTGAAATTCTTGATTATATCACATCCCACCTTGAGACATGATCTTTATGCGGTGGCCTGTCGTGCTCAAGATGCTTTGGAGAGTATACATCCTCAGGGTAAACTATTGGAGGGTCCTTCATTGAGAACCAACTTGGTAGAGGTTATAGATTCTTCGCGTCAGCTGTACGATGATGCTTGCACTTTGTTAAGAGATCGTGGTCATAGTTTGATATTGAGAGAAGATTTGGAAAGTAAACTAAGTGCTGCCCTGGCCAGTATGGAAATGGAGCTGAAGAAGTgttcggtgcaaaaatgtgTAGATGGCAAATTGAGAGCCTATTTCAATGTTTTGGCACCCAATGAAGAG GGTGATGGCCGCCGTAAGTCACGCGCCTTTTGGACCCGCCTACGTTCCGGCTCTACCGCCGGCCAGCAACAATTCAAACCTCCCCTGACCAACACCCGTGAAGCGGTCAGCAACTGGAGTGTCAATGAAGTCATTACCTGGCTGGAGAACATGCAACTTTCCGAATATGTTGATAGTTTCTTACGCAACGATATCCGTGGCAAAGAGCTGCTAACACTGGGCCGTCGTGATCTCAAGGATTTGGGTGTCATTAAGGTGGGTCATGTCAAGCGTATCTTGCAGGCCATCAAGGACATGAATGAAAACTAA